The Parashewanella spongiae genome has a window encoding:
- a CDS encoding penicillin-binding transpeptidase domain-containing protein yields MTKQAKQKHKPQSFQWRVYTLLGFVFLMFVSLIGRAAYIQIIEPEKLRHESDMRTLRTTSHDVHRGLISDRNGEMLAVSVPVRAVWADPKIVHDRNGFKDQRRWQALADVLQMPIDTLLKRIKDKPTKRFTYIKRQVAPAVADYIKQLKLPGIYLKAESRRYYPAGETNAQLIGITNIDDVGIEGIERGYDEWLTGTPSKQKVRKSRDGHVVERLGVVQEGESPNDLVLSIDQRIQALAYRELKLATEYNQATSGSVVVLDVHTGEVLAMVNTPSYNPNSREGMQSHRMRNRALTDTYEPGSTIKPFVVAAALEAGVVKIDEIVPTSPGWMRIGGRQVRDPINYGDMSLAKILVKSSNMGVSKLSLRMPVQQLLGTYQSMGLGNYSGINLIGESAGLIHDRHRWSDFERATLSFGYGLTATPLQLARMYATLGSGGVLYPVSVLKLKQQPKGEQVLDPQVADNVMKMLVGVTEKGGTAKKAHIDGYPVAGKTGTSRIAVAGGYGDDYVALFAGIAPVNNPRLAISVVINDPKTDSYYGGDAAGPVFAKVMSGALQMLNVEPISSTEQSRLAAYSRGVK; encoded by the coding sequence ATGACGAAACAAGCGAAGCAGAAACATAAACCACAATCATTTCAATGGCGTGTATACACGCTGTTAGGGTTTGTGTTTTTGATGTTTGTTAGCTTGATTGGCCGTGCAGCTTATATCCAAATTATTGAACCTGAAAAGCTGCGACACGAAAGCGACATGAGGACGTTACGTACTACTAGTCATGATGTACACCGAGGCTTAATCAGTGATCGTAATGGTGAAATGCTTGCGGTAAGTGTTCCTGTGCGTGCAGTGTGGGCGGATCCTAAAATCGTTCACGATAGAAACGGTTTTAAAGATCAGCGTCGCTGGCAAGCTTTAGCTGATGTTTTGCAAATGCCCATTGATACATTATTAAAACGTATTAAAGATAAGCCAACAAAGCGTTTTACTTACATTAAACGGCAGGTCGCTCCCGCGGTGGCTGACTATATCAAGCAGTTAAAATTACCGGGTATTTATTTAAAAGCTGAGTCTCGTCGATATTACCCCGCAGGGGAAACTAATGCTCAATTGATAGGCATTACCAATATTGATGACGTTGGTATTGAAGGAATTGAACGGGGTTATGATGAATGGCTAACTGGTACACCATCTAAACAAAAAGTTCGAAAATCACGAGATGGACATGTTGTAGAACGATTAGGAGTAGTGCAAGAAGGTGAAAGCCCGAATGATCTCGTATTGAGCATTGATCAACGAATTCAAGCACTGGCTTATCGAGAGTTGAAGCTTGCCACTGAGTATAATCAAGCGACTTCAGGTTCGGTTGTTGTACTTGACGTTCACACGGGCGAAGTACTCGCTATGGTAAATACACCATCTTATAACCCTAATTCCAGAGAAGGGATGCAAAGTCATCGAATGCGTAATCGGGCCTTGACCGATACTTATGAACCTGGCTCTACCATAAAACCCTTTGTAGTCGCAGCGGCTTTAGAAGCTGGGGTTGTGAAAATAGATGAAATCGTGCCAACGTCACCGGGCTGGATGCGTATTGGTGGTCGACAAGTTCGAGATCCCATTAATTATGGCGATATGTCATTAGCTAAAATTTTGGTTAAGTCGAGCAATATGGGTGTCAGTAAGTTGTCATTAAGAATGCCTGTACAGCAGTTACTTGGCACCTATCAGTCGATGGGATTGGGGAATTATTCAGGTATTAACCTTATCGGCGAGAGTGCAGGGTTAATCCATGATCGTCACCGCTGGTCTGATTTTGAACGTGCAACACTGTCCTTTGGCTACGGACTGACGGCTACCCCTCTTCAGCTTGCACGTATGTACGCTACTCTAGGCAGCGGTGGCGTATTGTATCCGGTATCGGTATTGAAATTGAAACAGCAACCTAAAGGCGAACAAGTGCTCGATCCACAAGTGGCCGATAATGTGATGAAAATGCTGGTTGGAGTAACAGAGAAGGGCGGAACAGCCAAGAAAGCGCATATTGATGGATACCCAGTGGCTGGTAAGACTGGAACTAGCCGGATTGCTGTTGCTGGTGGATATGGTGACGATTACGTTGCACTTTTTGCTGGCATCGCGCCAGTAAACAATCCAAGACTGGCTATTTCAGTCGTAATAAACGATCCCAAAACTGACAGTTATTACGGTGGTGATGCCGCAGGACCTGTATTTGCAAAAGTTATGTCTGGCGCGCTGCAAATGTTGAATGTTGAGCCAATCAGTTCAACCGAGCAATCGCGTTTAGCCGCCTACTCAAGAGGAGTGAAATAA
- the ftsL gene encoding cell division protein FtsL: protein MTKGQLSLPSIIIQDLWNHKWLIVMAVIVVLNAVVVVYTSHASRKLTSEWDQLLQQRDRLDIEWRNLLLEEQAQTEHSRIIRIATKELDMKRPLPNEEKVVKIP, encoded by the coding sequence GTGACAAAAGGACAGTTGAGCTTACCAAGCATTATTATTCAAGATTTATGGAATCATAAGTGGTTGATAGTAATGGCTGTAATTGTGGTTTTGAACGCTGTGGTTGTCGTGTATACCAGCCATGCAAGCCGTAAGTTAACCAGTGAATGGGATCAACTACTGCAACAAAGAGATCGATTAGATATTGAGTGGCGAAATTTGTTGTTAGAAGAACAAGCGCAAACTGAGCACAGTCGAATTATTCGCATTGCGACAAAAGAGTTGGATATGAAAAGGCCGTTACCGAACGAGGAAAAGGTGGTGAAAATACCATGA
- the murE gene encoding UDP-N-acetylmuramoyl-L-alanyl-D-glutamate--2,6-diaminopimelate ligase: protein MMKIADFLAPWFDDLSDNELCKTHFEHLVLDSRKVQQEDIFVAIPGHQVDGRRFINQAIERGAVLCLAHTNEMKQHGLIEQAEKSKILYFYQLAEQLSTIACHRYPVDNNALKIIAVTGTNGKTTVSQLIAQLARLTGINSAVMGTLGNGLWGQLQDTGNTTADAITVAKQLHELQQQGVRLCVMEVSSHALIQHRVAAISFSSAIMTNLSRDHLDYHGDMASYAAAKKQLFQFPSLSHQVFNLDDDTAQQWFVEMSSDIGVGFSVEQQNGATFATRNEQFHPQGMTADFSWPDGHGKIESSLLGHFNLSNLVAAITVMALEGFDVHQLLENVPKLEAVPGRMECYHTKNRASVVVDYAHTPDALAKALDAIRLHCDNQLWCLFGCGGDRDKGKRALMAKTAEQKSDNVVITSDNPRTESPQQIIADILTGINRLNTVSVEADRVTAIKQSFAQIQAGDVLLLAGKGHETYQEINGVKHHYDERALVTELVRAQP from the coding sequence ATAATGAAAATTGCCGATTTTCTCGCTCCGTGGTTTGACGATTTATCAGATAATGAGCTCTGTAAAACGCATTTCGAACACTTGGTATTAGATAGCCGAAAAGTACAACAAGAAGATATCTTTGTGGCGATTCCAGGACATCAAGTTGATGGCCGAAGATTCATTAACCAAGCTATTGAGCGTGGCGCTGTGCTTTGTTTAGCGCACACCAATGAAATGAAACAACACGGCCTAATAGAGCAGGCGGAAAAAAGTAAAATACTTTATTTCTACCAGCTTGCAGAGCAGCTGTCGACGATCGCTTGTCATCGTTATCCAGTAGATAATAACGCTTTGAAGATAATTGCTGTGACAGGTACTAATGGAAAAACGACGGTATCACAGCTCATCGCGCAACTAGCGCGGCTAACAGGCATAAACTCTGCTGTGATGGGAACCTTAGGAAACGGCCTTTGGGGGCAGTTACAAGATACTGGAAATACCACAGCAGACGCGATTACAGTCGCAAAGCAGTTGCATGAATTACAGCAACAAGGGGTGCGGTTGTGTGTGATGGAAGTGTCAAGTCATGCATTGATCCAACATCGTGTAGCGGCTATTTCTTTTTCAAGTGCAATTATGACAAATTTGAGCCGTGATCATTTGGACTATCATGGCGACATGGCATCTTATGCGGCCGCAAAAAAGCAACTGTTTCAGTTTCCATCTTTATCGCATCAAGTATTCAATTTAGATGATGATACGGCTCAGCAATGGTTTGTTGAGATGAGCTCAGACATTGGGGTTGGTTTTAGCGTTGAGCAACAAAATGGGGCTACATTTGCAACTAGGAATGAGCAGTTTCACCCTCAAGGTATGACAGCCGATTTTTCATGGCCAGATGGTCATGGAAAAATAGAATCATCTTTACTTGGGCATTTTAATTTATCCAATTTAGTGGCGGCCATTACGGTTATGGCATTGGAAGGCTTTGATGTCCATCAGTTGCTGGAAAATGTGCCAAAGCTTGAAGCTGTACCAGGGAGGATGGAGTGTTACCACACTAAAAACAGAGCCTCTGTTGTCGTAGATTATGCTCATACTCCTGACGCACTTGCCAAAGCATTAGATGCCATTAGATTGCACTGTGACAACCAATTATGGTGTCTATTTGGCTGTGGTGGTGATAGAGATAAAGGAAAACGCGCCCTAATGGCAAAAACTGCAGAGCAAAAGTCGGACAATGTTGTCATAACCAGTGATAATCCAAGAACTGAATCACCGCAACAAATTATCGCCGATATCCTTACTGGCATTAACCGTCTAAATACTGTTTCTGTAGAAGCTGACCGAGTGACGGCGATTAAACAGTCTTTCGCACAAATTCAGGCTGGTGATGTGTTATTACTTGCTGGAAAAGGTCATGAAACCTACCAAGAAATTAATGGCGTTAAGCATCACTATGATGAGCGTGCTTTGGTTACTGAACTCGTGAGGGCTCAGCCATGA
- a CDS encoding UDP-N-acetylmuramoyl-tripeptide--D-alanyl-D-alanine ligase — protein sequence MISLLLSDIAKHLNAELIGANASIESVSTDSRNIGRKGLFIALIGERYDAHDFVPTAIENGVAAVITSKKQDISVPQLLVSDTRVALGSLGELVRKRVTPISIAITGSNGKTSVKEMVSAILSQQHQVLSTAGNFNNDIGLPLTLLRLETQHDFGVFELGANHQGEIDYTSNLVQPQVALVNNIGQAHIEGFGSLEGVAAAKSEIYRHLQPKGVGVYNADDAFAEQLKRACYPHSCLSFGIQLTADVTAQNLTEDELGQYSFKLRYQDKHTDIKLSLNGLHQVYNALAAASICLALDIDIGVIASGLQSVKPVAGRMEPRQLGRVLLIDDSYNANPSSVNAAIDWLSRRHGNNILVLGDLAELGTEGHAMHQSLGVYAKNNNVQQVFTKGQVSQLTSSAFGGTHFQNLDALVLALINEINQHHGPVNMLVKGSRSAAMEHVVQALSNAYEREEWS from the coding sequence ATGATTAGCTTGTTATTATCCGACATTGCGAAGCATCTTAATGCGGAGTTGATTGGTGCGAATGCTTCTATTGAAAGCGTCAGTACTGATAGTCGCAACATTGGTCGCAAAGGGCTGTTTATTGCGTTAATCGGAGAGAGATATGATGCACACGATTTTGTACCAACAGCAATTGAAAATGGTGTAGCGGCAGTAATCACATCAAAGAAGCAGGACATATCGGTGCCGCAATTGTTAGTTTCGGATACGCGTGTCGCATTAGGTTCATTAGGAGAATTAGTCCGAAAGCGTGTAACTCCAATATCGATAGCGATCACGGGTTCGAATGGAAAAACCAGCGTAAAAGAAATGGTTTCCGCTATTTTATCGCAACAGCATCAAGTGCTTTCTACAGCAGGAAATTTCAATAACGACATTGGGTTACCATTAACTTTATTAAGACTAGAGACTCAACATGATTTTGGTGTGTTCGAACTTGGTGCCAATCATCAAGGTGAGATCGATTACACCTCCAACTTGGTGCAACCACAAGTAGCACTAGTAAACAATATTGGTCAGGCACACATTGAAGGCTTCGGAAGTCTAGAAGGCGTAGCTGCTGCAAAATCTGAAATTTATCGCCACCTACAGCCTAAAGGTGTAGGAGTATATAATGCGGATGATGCCTTTGCAGAACAGCTCAAACGGGCCTGCTATCCACACAGTTGTCTAAGTTTTGGTATCCAGCTAACAGCAGATGTTACCGCTCAAAACCTTACTGAAGATGAACTTGGGCAATATTCATTTAAACTGCGTTACCAAGATAAACACACTGATATTAAGTTATCACTAAATGGACTGCATCAAGTGTACAACGCACTTGCAGCCGCTTCGATTTGTCTTGCGTTGGATATCGATATTGGCGTCATAGCCTCTGGTTTGCAATCGGTTAAGCCCGTTGCTGGAAGGATGGAGCCAAGACAACTTGGGCGTGTACTCTTAATTGATGACAGTTATAATGCCAACCCTTCATCAGTGAACGCTGCGATTGATTGGCTTTCAAGGCGTCATGGTAACAATATCTTAGTGTTAGGAGATCTCGCTGAATTAGGCACAGAAGGACATGCAATGCATCAATCCTTGGGTGTCTATGCAAAAAATAATAACGTTCAGCAAGTCTTCACTAAAGGCCAGGTTAGCCAACTGACCTCTTCGGCTTTTGGTGGTACACATTTTCAAAATTTAGACGCTCTAGTATTGGCGTTAATTAATGAGATTAATCAGCATCACGGACCAGTGAATATGCTGGTTAAAGGTTCGCGTAGTGCCGCAATGGAACATGTAGTACAAGCATTGAGTAACGCCTATGAGCGTGAGGAGTGGAGTTAA
- the mraY gene encoding phospho-N-acetylmuramoyl-pentapeptide-transferase produces the protein MLVYLAEYLTEFYSGFNVFSYVTFRAILGLVTALLFSLWLGPKLIERLQLMQIGQVVRNDGPESHFSKRGTPTMGGLLILFGIFASVLLWGDLSSRYVWVVLFVLFSFGAIGFLDDYRKVVRKDPKGLIARWKYIFQSIAAMIVAVYLYWSSTHVGETQLVLPFFKDIMPQLGGFFIVLAYFTVVGSSNAVNLTDGLDGLAIMPTVMVAGAFGLISYLSGHVQFANYLHIPYLPGASELVIVCTAMVGAGLGFLWFNTYPAQVFMGDVGSLSLGAALGAIAVLVRQEILLVIMGGVFVMETVSVILQVGSYKLRGQRIFKMAPIHHHYELKGWPEPRVIVRFWIISLFLVMLGLATLKLR, from the coding sequence ATGCTGGTTTACCTAGCGGAATATTTGACCGAGTTTTATTCGGGTTTTAACGTATTTTCTTACGTCACTTTTAGAGCGATTTTAGGTCTCGTGACGGCACTGTTATTTAGCTTATGGCTTGGGCCTAAGTTAATAGAGCGATTGCAGTTGATGCAAATTGGACAGGTAGTTCGCAATGATGGTCCTGAATCTCACTTTAGTAAACGTGGCACGCCAACAATGGGTGGATTATTGATCCTATTTGGGATTTTTGCCAGTGTATTATTATGGGGTGACTTAAGCAGCCGTTACGTTTGGGTAGTGTTGTTTGTTCTGTTTAGTTTCGGGGCAATAGGCTTCTTAGATGACTATCGTAAAGTGGTCAGAAAAGATCCAAAAGGTCTGATTGCTAGATGGAAATATATCTTTCAATCCATTGCCGCAATGATTGTTGCTGTGTATTTGTATTGGTCATCCACCCATGTCGGAGAAACTCAACTTGTCTTGCCCTTCTTTAAAGATATTATGCCTCAACTTGGCGGATTCTTTATTGTGCTGGCTTATTTCACTGTTGTTGGTTCTAGTAATGCAGTGAATTTGACGGATGGTTTAGATGGCTTGGCGATAATGCCTACCGTGATGGTTGCAGGCGCGTTTGGCTTGATTTCATATTTATCTGGTCATGTCCAGTTTGCCAATTACTTGCATATTCCATATTTACCCGGTGCGAGTGAACTGGTTATTGTCTGTACCGCAATGGTTGGCGCAGGGTTGGGTTTTTTGTGGTTCAATACCTATCCTGCTCAAGTCTTTATGGGTGATGTTGGCTCTTTATCATTGGGTGCGGCCCTTGGTGCTATTGCTGTTTTAGTCAGGCAAGAAATTCTATTAGTGATCATGGGCGGTGTTTTTGTAATGGAAACCGTGTCTGTCATCTTACAGGTTGGATCTTATAAATTACGTGGCCAACGTATTTTTAAAATGGCTCCTATTCACCATCATTATGAATTGAAAGGCTGGCCTGAGCCACGAGTCATTGTACGTTTTTGGATTATCTCTTTGTTTCTTGTCATGTTAGGTCTTGCGACCTTAAAGTTGAGGTAA